From the Lathyrus oleraceus cultivar Zhongwan6 chromosome 4, CAAS_Psat_ZW6_1.0, whole genome shotgun sequence genome, one window contains:
- the LOC127137833 gene encoding uncharacterized protein LOC127137833, producing the protein MESGKRKTFQIKAKVPCVKGFIAFRDGLSNIRRDAFTLKYGKILRLLSVPVQKDAITALAQFYDPPLRSFLFRDFQLAPTLEEFGRILDSPKQKKGPYKGLGQIPKPGELAEVLDIPVKDLTPNIKIWGKVQGIPQEYLEKTAQSFAEAQKWETHDTIMALLIFGLVLFPNMEKLIDAAAINVFWAVKVKNEDPVPALLADVYHTLHLRFEKKGGLILCCIPLLYQWFVSHVFKEVDTIESMDGYEWSQKLVGLTENTTIWYPHGSKGCINYNPILAVRQLGYPITYKPDDQLLEGFVFHDMEDLVMLRRVIRAWEKVRFIGQDKGKGVIGDREPYYQWVTRRSQEIKLPFILDPPTKPPPPEPTPVSMEEVEALRATIARLG; encoded by the exons ATGGAGTCAGGAAAGAGAAAAACATTCCAAATCAAAGCCAAGGTACCGTGTGTGAAGGGGTTCATTGCATTCAGAGATGGGTTGAGTAATATCCGTCGAGACGCATTCACACTCAAATATGGGAAGATTCTACGCTTGTTGTCTGTACCAGTACAGAAGGATGCTATTACCGCACtagcccagttttatgatccacCACTCAGAAGTTTCCTCTTTAGAGATTTCCAGTTGGCCCCGACTTTGGAAGAATTCGGAAGAATATTGGACTCTCCTAAGCAGAAGAAGGGACCATACAAGGGGTTAGGTCAAATCCCTAAACCCGGAGAGTTGGCAGAAGTATTAGACATCCCAGTCAAAGATCTAACCCCTAACATCAAAATTTGGGGGAAGGTACAAGGAATTCCACAAGAGTACCTGGAGAAAACTGCTCAAAGCTTTGCTGAAGCCCAGAAGTGGGAAACCCATGATACTATTATGGCTTTACTTATTTTtggattggtgttatttcctaataTGGAGAAGTTAATTGATGCAGCAGCTATCAACGTGTTTTGGGCCGTCAAGGTTAAGAATGAAGATCCAGTGCCCGCACTCCTAGCAGATGTTTATCACACCTTGCACTTACGCTTTGAGAAGAAGGGAGGACTGATATTATGTTGCATACCACTCCTTTACCAATGGTTTGTCTCTCATGTGTTCAAAGAGGTTGATACAATTGAAAGTATGGATGGATATGAGTGGTCTCAAAAGCTAGTAGGACTCACTGAAAATACCACTATTTGGTATCCTCACG GGTCAAAAGGGTgcattaactacaaccctattttagcagTGAGGCAATTGGGTTATCCTATCACATACAAGCCGGACGACCAGTTGTTAGAAGGTTTTGTGTTCCATGATATGGAGGATCTCGTTATGCTGAGGAGGGTTATCCGAGCCTGGGAAAAAGTTCGCTTCATAGGACAAGACAAAGGAAAGGGTGTCATAGGGGATAGAGAACCCTATTATCAATGGGTCACCAGAAGAAGTCAAGAGATCAAGCTGCCATTCATCCTCGATCCTCCAACTAAACCTCCACCACCAGAACCCACCCCTGTCTCCATGGAAGAAGTGGAAGCATTGAGAGCTACTATAGCAAGACTTGGATGA